One segment of Carya illinoinensis cultivar Pawnee chromosome 1, C.illinoinensisPawnee_v1, whole genome shotgun sequence DNA contains the following:
- the LOC122304881 gene encoding probable receptor-like protein kinase At5g24010 isoform X2: MYQYKFETPYDQAKRIPKYITPAFVYQTIRRLNISNNSSLPKVSWSFPVNKNSNNFLRVHVSGIISVSTLNDWWFNLSINRNFSKEMNPYGITERIGVDPFHIDFVVDSDGLGFVNASIIIGQMEGSWIYNALLTGLEILEVVNESGFIPPREIVVGKKKLSPAIIGSTCIGAFFILVILVVLGLKFRKLGHDKILGGFSSKNRLTQRGPNASLVDPSLKLSLRVPFSEILGATRNFDAELLIGEGGFGKVYKGTLKNGTKVAVKRSDPRHGQGLEEFQTEIMVLSRIHHRHLVSLIGYCDEHREMILVYEFMENGILRDHLYHLDDNSGKSTSVSELSWEQRLKICIGAAKGLHYLHTGPAGGIIHRDMKPTNILLDKHYVAKVADFGISKSGLPDQDNFTMGVKGSFGYLDPEYIKTLHLTEKSDVYSFGVVLLEVLCARPAIISSSRLDEVNLAEWGILWQKKGQLEKIIDPMLVGNIKSSSLRVFGDTVEMCLKAFSIERPTMQDVLYYLNYALQLQETGMPKEPFEDSTTTTITSLDLQFPVVLNFPVHEDDDAPNRGDDSSNLEISEA; encoded by the coding sequence ATGTATCAATACAAATTCGAAACGCCTTATGACCAGGCCAAAAGGATCCCCAAGTATATTACCCCAGCTTTTGTGTATCAGACAATCAGACGATTGAATATAAGCAACAACTCCAGTTTACCAAAGGTAAGTTGGAGTTTTCCTGTCAATAAGAATTCTAACAACTTTCTTCGAGTCCATGTCTCCGGCATAATAAGTGTAAGTACACTTAATGACTGGTGGTTCAATCTCTCTatcaatagaaattttagtAAGGAGATGAATCCTTACGGTATAACAGAGAGGATCGGCGTGGATCCATTTCACATCGATTTTGTGGTTGATTCAGATGGGTTGGGATTTGTGAATGCTAGTATCATAATCGGCCAAATGGAGGGCTCTTGGATATATAATGCCCTTTTGACTGGGTTGGAGATTCTTGAGGTAGTGAATGAGTCGGGTTTCATTCCTCCTAGGGAAATTGTAGTAGGGAAAAAGAAACTTTCCCCTGCTATAATTGGTTCTACATGTATTGGGGCGTTTTTCATTTTGGTAATATTGGTGGTGTTGGGTTTGAAATTCAGGAAACTAGGGCATGATAAGATTTTGGGTGGGTTTAGTTCGAAAAACAGGTTGACTCAAAGAGGTCCTAATGCTTCCCTTGTCGATCCTAGTCTAAAGCTTAGTTTAAGGGTACCTTTTTCTGAAATACTGGGTGCAACGAGGAACTTCGATGCCGAGTTATTGATTGGTGAGGGTGGATTCGGGAAAGTGTACAAAGGAACTCTTAAAAATGGCACGAAAGTGGCTGTGAAACGAAGTGATCCACGACATGGGCAGGGTCTAGAGGAATTCCAAACGGAGATCATGGTGTTGTCTCGGATTCATCATCGCCATCTTGTTTCTCTGATTGGATATTGCGATGAACACCGTGAGATGATATTGGTTTACGAGTTCATGGAAAATGGGATTTTAAGAGACCACCTCTATCATTTAGATGACAATTCCGGGAAGTCAACTTCAGTGTCTGAATTATCTTGGGAGCAAAGATTAAAAATCTGCATTGGTGCAGCAAAGGGCCTACACTATCTACACACTGGCCCGGCTGGAGGAATCATTCACCGTGACATGAAGCCAACAAACATTCTACTTGATAAACATTATGTGGCTAAAGTTGCCGATTTCGGAATTTCAAAATCTGGCCTTCCCGATCAAGACAACTTCACCATGGGTGTAAAGGGTAGCTTTGGTTATCTTGATCCAGAATACATTAAAACCCTACACTTGACAGAGAAATCTGATGTATACTCCTTTGGAGTTGTGCTTCTTGAAGTTCTTTGTGCTAGACCGGCTATCATATCGTCATCTCGGCTGGATGAGGTGAACTTAGCAGAATGGGGGATACTGTGGCAAAAGAAAGGCCAACTCGAGAAGATTATTGATCCGATGCTTGTTGGTAACATTAAGTCAAGTTCATTGCGAGTATTTGGTGATACTGTAGAAATGTGTTTGAAGGCATTTAGTATTGAGAGGCCGACTATGCAGGATGTGTTATATTACCTAAATTATGCACTGCAACTTCAAGAAACTGGGATGCCCAAAGAGCCATTTGAAGACAGCACGACGACTACCATAACTTCATTGGATTTGCAGTTTCCGGTTGTTTTGAACTTTCCTGttcatgaagatgatgatgcACCCAATAGAGGGGATGATAGTTCTAATTTAGAGATTAGTGAAGCTTAA
- the LOC122304892 gene encoding probable receptor-like protein kinase At5g24010, translated as MEKLHFLMVLFLNLQFPSFLLLSSASALPTKYFINCGSVSNISLSGREFVGDMNLGSFSFGSSSAINTITSNSSTDSSLYQTARIFKNQASFDFHITDFGIYYVRVHFFPFSSGRTNLADAHFDVSAFNFSLLSNFRIQDNSNSPLIKEYLLTINATKFSIHFTPRRKSFAFVSAIEVFLVPDQQFVEDDCDLITPSGLSNDRYYGVRSQVLLTIHRVDVGGPQNNDSLWRNWIPDDKYRLRGESGKPCAPYEGTLHYDVNGANNYSASDLVYKTCRELNLDSSKGSSNSSKITWRFDVSRSATHLVRLHFCDIISKNAGDVFFSLYFYGNVTHMISTNNISQLLAAPLYYDLVVESDDSGSMDISVGPRQDSKNKTAYLNGVEIMEFMRESSLVDVPGNKNRSHIYVIVGTVCGVAFVFIVMVLFLLGIKYKKAKQGDDGVGSWPVFHGKDTTRKGRANASFIRSLNLELKMPLLQIQDATHNFDPKLLIGEGGFGKVYKGTLQNGMTVAVKRSDQKHGQGLPEFETEVLVLSKIRHLHLVSLIGYCEERFEMILVYEFMENGTLRDHLYDPNEKSKRSSKRSKLSWKQRLEICIGSAKGLHYLHTCSHGGIIHRDVKSTNILLNKNYVAKVADFGLSKSGPNDPDHFSVGIKGSFGYMDPEYFRSFQFTEKSDVYSFGVVLLEVLCARPAIINSTKREEINLAEWGMLWQMKGQLENIIDPLLVGDINPDSLRKFGETAEKCLKGDGANRPTMRDVIWDLEYALQLRQTAVHREPHEDTTTNAFFVELPLLNSIPDWEDNDLLIGGEVDGSDTTDGGVFSQLRVDAAR; from the coding sequence ATGGAAAAACTTCATTTTCTCATGGTTCTCTTCCTGAATCTCCAATTTCCTTCATTTCTACTTCTCTCATCAGCTTCTGCTCTTCCCACCAAGTACTTTATCAATTGTGGATCGGTATCCAACATATCTTTGAGTGGTCGGGAATTCGTGGGTGACATGAATTTGGGCTCCTTCTCTTTTGGATCAAGTTCTGCTATCAATACTATCACCAGCAACTCATCAACAGATAGCTCTCTTTATCAAACTGCCAGAATTTTCAAAAACCAAGCttcatttgattttcatatCACTGATTTTGGCATTTATTATGTTCGTGTCCACTTCTTTCCGTTTTCCTCCGGGAGGACTAATCTGGCCGATGCCCACTTCGATGTTTCAGCCTTTAATTTCTCGCTGTTGTCAAACTTTCGAATTCAAGACAATAGCAACTCACCTTTGATTAAAGAATACTTACTCACTATCAATGCAACAAAATTCAGCATCCACTTTACTCCTCGGAGAAAATCTTTTGCTTTTGTAAGCGCCATCGAAGTCTTTCTTGTTCCAGATCAACAATTCGTCGAGGATGACTGTGATCTAATTACTCCCAGTGGCCTGAGCAATGACAGATACTATGGTGTACGATCTCAGGTTTTACTTACAATCCACAGGGTCGATGTTGGAGGTCCACAGAATAACGACTCACTCTGGAGGAATTGGATACCGGATGATAAATATCGACTCCGAGGAGAATCTGGGAAACCCTGTGCTCCATATGAAGGTACGCTTCACTATGATGTTAATGGAGCAAATAATTATTCTGCATCGGATCTTGTCTACAAGACATGTCGAGAATTGAACTTAGACAGCAGCAAAGGGTCATCAAATTCTTCGAAAATAACATGGCGTTTTGACGTGAGTAGGAGCGCCACTCATCTGGTTCGGCTGCACTTTTGCGATATTATCAGTAAAAATGCTGGTGATGTCTTCTTCAGTCTCTATTTTTATGGTAATGTCACTCACATGATCTCTACAAATAACATTAGTCAACTGTTGGCTGCTCCACTTTACTATGATTTGGTGGTTGAATCAGATGACTCGGGATCCATGGATATTAGTGTTGGGCCTAGGCAggattctaaaaataaaactgcCTATCTGAATGGGGTGGAGATTATGGAGTTTATGAGGGAGTCTAGTTTGGTCGATGTTCCCGGTAATAAAAATAGGAGCCATATTTATGTTATAGTTGGTACCGTATGTGGTGTGGCCTTTGTCTTCATTGTAATGGTGCTGTTCCTTTTGggtataaaatataagaaagcaAAGCAAGGTGATGATGGTGTGGGTTCATGGCCAGTTTTTCATGGAAAAGATACTACTCGTAAAGGAAGAGCGAATGCATCTTTTATTCGTAGTTTAAACTTGGAGTTAAAGATGCCTCTTCTTCAAATACAAGATGCCACTCATAACTTTGACCCCAAACTATTGATAGGTGAGGGTGGGTTTGGGAAAGTCTACAAGGGGACTCTTCAGAATGGAATGACAGTGGCGGTGAAACGAAGCGATCAGAAACATGGCCAGGGCCTTCCCGAATTCGAAACAGAAGTCTTGGTCTTATCCAAAATTCGCCATCTTCATCTTGTTTCCTTGATTGGATATTGCGAAGAAAGGTTTGAGATGATACTGGTGTATGAATTCATGGAAAATGGGACATTGAGAGATCATCTCTATGATCCAAATGAGAAGTCTAAGAGATCATCTAAAAGGTCTAAATTGTCTTGGAAGCAACGTCTTGAAATTTGTATTGGTTCAGCAAAAGGTCTTCATTATCTTCACACATGTTCGCATGGGGGAATAATTCATCGTGATGTCAAGTCAACAAACATTCTTCTGAATAAGAATTATGTGGCTAAAGTTGCTGATTTTGGTCTTTCAAAATCAGGCCCCAATGATCCAGACCATTTTAGTGTTGGCATCAAAGGTAGCTTTGGTTATATGGATCCTGAATATTTTAGATCCTTTCAGTTCACGGAGAAATCTGATGTCTACTCCTTTGGTGTAGTACTTCTTGAAGTCCTTTGTGCTAGACCAGCTATTATTAACTCAACCAAGAGGGAGGAAATAAACCTAGCTGAATGGGGGATGCTCTGGCAAATGAAAGGACAACTTGAAAATATTATCGATCCATTGTTAGTGGGAGACATTAACCCTGATTCATTGAGAAAGTTTGGTGAAACAGCTGAGAAGTGTTTGAAGGGTGATGGAGCTAACAGGCCTACAATGCGTGATGTGATATGGGACTTGGAGTATGCATTACAGCTTCGTCAAACTGCTGTGCACAGAGAACCGCACGAGGACACAACAACAAATGCCTTTTTTGTTGAGCTGCCTTTGCTTAATAGCATCCCTGATTGGGAGGATAATGATTTGTTGATAGGAGGAGAGGTCGATGGTTCCGATACAACCGATGGTGGAGTGTTCTCTCAGCTGAGGGTTGATGCTGCCAGATAA